GAATGGTTTTAGGTTTacagtttgtttttcttccgCACAGAGTTCATGATTTTCTCTTGTGTATGTGTACATCTATAGGATTGTTGTTTAGgcaagaaaatatatgtttctgAGGGGCATGTTCTAGGATATACATATAGGTATTTAGAAAAAAAGTGTTatattagtttaagaaaatgagCAAGGAACAAAGCTGTGTTCTGAAGGCTTGGGAGGTGACCGTAAGAAAGACCCAACAAGCAAAGAAGCGTGCAAACAGCATCTTTGGGACGGTAACTGTAGCTCCACAGACAGATGATGATACTACTACTACGACTGACGATATTGATGATGATAGCAGCACTAACAGAAGTAGCATAGGTGAATTGTACCATGCAGAGAGAGTACTTCCTAATGGAGACTATTATACAGGGCAATGGTATGATAGTTTTCCTCACGGGCATGGGAAGTATCTTTGGACAGATGGTTGTATGTACATTGGTGACTGGTATAACGGGAAGACTATGGGAAGAGGGAAGTTCGGGTGGCCTTCTGGTGCTTCATATGAAGGGGAATTCAAAAGCGGATACATGGATGGTGTTGGCCTTTATACAGGTCCTAGTGGAGATACTTATAAAGGTCAGTGGGTGATGAACCTGAAACATGGACATGGAATCAAGCGTTTTGCGAACGGAGATGTGTATGATGGCGAATGGAGGAGGGGTTTGCAAGAATCCCACGGAAAGTATCAGTGGAGAGATGGGAGCTATTACATTGGGGAATGGAAGAACGCTATGATCTGTGGCAAAGGTACTTTTATTTGGACGGATGGGAATAGATACGACGGATTTTGGGATGATGGTTTGCCTAGAGGAAACGGGACTTTCAAATGGGCTGATGGGAGTTTCTACGTTGGTCACTGGTCTAATGATCCGGAAGAAATGAACGGTACTTATTATCCATCTGGAGACGAAGGGAATCCTGAGTGGGATCCTAAAGACGTGTTTAATAATCTGAGTGAGTACAAAATCTGCAGTGGAGAAAGAGTTCCTGTGTTGCCTTCACAGAAAAAGCTATCTGTTTGGAACTCTTCCAAACGTGTAGAGAAACCGAGGAGGATGTCTGTTGACGGGAGGGTAAGTGTGGGTGTAGATAGAGCGTTTGAGAAGATGAATATGTGGGGAACCGAAAGCGGAGAAGGCGCTGCTGATATTGATTCCACCACGAGGAGGGACTTGGATGCTGAAATGATGAGACTAGAGGCCGAAGGCTTCATACAGAGCCTGAGACCGACCCCTGCACCTATGAGATTGCCGAGGGCAGGGAGGAAGCAAGGCGAAACAATATCTAAAGGCCACCGGAATTACGAGCTTATGCTTAATCTACAGCTTGGAATCAGGTAAATATACCAGTTTGCCGCCCTCAGTTATACAATTTGAAGATTTGTTGATGTATAATCGCTCATGTTTAATGGATTTGCTGACGCAGACATGCTGTTGGGAAACAAGCTCCGGTTGTGTCTCTTGATCTTAAGCATTCAGCTTTTGATCCAAAGGAGAAGGTATGGACAAGATTTCCACCAGAAGGAACCAAATACACACCTCCTCATCAATCTAGTGAATTCAAATGGAAAGACTATTGCCCATTAGTTTTTAGGTGAGAACAATTAAACTAGGCTCTACATATTTCTCTTCACTACTTAAGTCTCACACTATGTTATGCTAATTTATCTATCttcaggagcttgaggaagctattCAAGGTAGACCCAGCTGATTACATGTTATCGATCTGCGGGAATGATGCCCTTCGGGAGCTATCATCCCCTGGTAAAAGTGGAAGCTTTTTCTACTTGACAAACGATGATCGTTACATGATAAAGACAATGAAGAAATCTGAAACTAaagtaagttttgtttttaaagttacCAGATTAAAATTGTGTGGCTgctatgaaattatataatgCAGGTGCTTCTGAGGATGCTTGCAGCATATTACAACCATGTTCGAGCATTTGAGAACACTTTGGTCATTAGATTTTACGGTCTCCACTGTGTGAAGTTGACTGGACCAATCCAAAAGAAGGTAAGAATTGAGAACAATGCTAAATAGAAAAGAAACTGGTACTTGGAGTTTGATTGAATTCATCTCCTTTCTGCCAAAACATTGCAGGTGCGG
The Camelina sativa cultivar DH55 chromosome 6, Cs, whole genome shotgun sequence genome window above contains:
- the LOC104791986 gene encoding phosphatidylinositol 4-phosphate 5-kinase 4, translated to MSKEQSCVLKAWEVTVRKTQQAKKRANSIFGTVTVAPQTDDDTTTTTDDIDDDSSTNRSSIGELYHAERVLPNGDYYTGQWYDSFPHGHGKYLWTDGCMYIGDWYNGKTMGRGKFGWPSGASYEGEFKSGYMDGVGLYTGPSGDTYKGQWVMNLKHGHGIKRFANGDVYDGEWRRGLQESHGKYQWRDGSYYIGEWKNAMICGKGTFIWTDGNRYDGFWDDGLPRGNGTFKWADGSFYVGHWSNDPEEMNGTYYPSGDEGNPEWDPKDVFNNLSEYKICSGERVPVLPSQKKLSVWNSSKRVEKPRRMSVDGRVSVGVDRAFEKMNMWGTESGEGAADIDSTTRRDLDAEMMRLEAEGFIQSLRPTPAPMRLPRAGRKQGETISKGHRNYELMLNLQLGIRHAVGKQAPVVSLDLKHSAFDPKEKVWTRFPPEGTKYTPPHQSSEFKWKDYCPLVFRSLRKLFKVDPADYMLSICGNDALRELSSPGKSGSFFYLTNDDRYMIKTMKKSETKVLLRMLAAYYNHVRAFENTLVIRFYGLHCVKLTGPIQKKVRFVIMGNLFCSEYSIHRRFDLKGSSLGRTTDKPESEINSNTILKDLDLNFIFRLQKAWFQEFIRQVDKDCEFLEQERIMDYSLLVGIHFREASVAGELIPSGARTPIGEFEDETAPRLSRADVDQLLSDPTRWASIRLGGNMPARAERTMRRSDCEFQLVGEPTGEYYEVVMIFGIIDILQDYDISKKLEHAYKSIQYDPTSISAVDPRLYSRRFRDFIFKVFTEDN